A region from the Tigriopus californicus strain San Diego chromosome 9, Tcal_SD_v2.1, whole genome shotgun sequence genome encodes:
- the LOC131886303 gene encoding serine protease inhibitor dipetalogastin-like, translating into MKLLVSFLAFVVIIYHPSEAQKNNLAACSCIRVKDPVCGTDGRNYRNPCLAKCHNVGVACEGNCPCRMDSCQCPEIFSPVCGVSGQTHENKCRARCQGDRVECDGSCPCQKPGGQCFCPFNFEPVCGVNGNDYDNRCLARCINEDIQCEGRCPCAKPEFCPAIFSPVCGADGETYSNSCVAGQRGVRVECNQQCPCTKRCHECCRPNDNPQCQLVRVDCSECPRLN; encoded by the exons ATGAAGCTGTTGGTTTCGTTCTTGGCCTTTGTGGTCATTATCTATCATCCCAGTGAGGCCCAAAAGAATAACTTGGCCGCGTGCTCGTGCATCAGAGTTAAGGACCCCGTGTGCGGGACTGACGGTCGAAATTATCGTAACCCCTGTCTAGCAAAGTGTCACAATGTG GGGGTTGCTTGTGAAGGAAACTGTCCTTGTCGTATGGACTCTTGCCAGTGCCCCGAAATATTCAGTCCAGTATGCGGAGTCTCTGGCCAGACTCACGAGAACAAATGTCGAGCTCGCTGCCAAGGAGAT AGGGTTGAATGCGACGGCTCTTGTCCTTGCCAGAAGCCCGGAGGCCAATGTTTCTGCCCCTTCAACTTTGAACCGGTGTGTGGGGTGAATGGGAATGACTATGACAATCGGTGTCTGGCCAGATGTATTAACGAG GATATTCAATGCGAGGGTAGATGTCCCTGTGCCAAGCCAGAGTTTTGTCCAGCCATCTTTTCGCCCGTTTGTGGAGCCGATGGGGAGACTTACAGCAACTCTTGCGTAGCCGGACAAAGAGGAGTG AGAGTGGAATGTAACCAACAATGCCCTTGCACCAAACGTTGCCATGAATGCTGCCGTCCCAATGACAATCCCCAGTGTCAACTTGTCCGTGTTGACTGTAGCGAATGTCCTAGGTTGAATTAA